The genomic interval AAGGTACTAATTCAAATAGCACCGGTTCTTCAATGCATAATATTATTAAACAAAAAACTGGTTGCATGGATCCATATTATAAAGAAAAAGTTGAAGGTAATGAAATTGCTATTAAATACTTGCCTGAAGTTAAAAAGATATTGACTGAAGATGACAGTTTGGAAAATTATGTTAAAATAGCTATTATTGGTAACATTCTAGACTTTGGTGCATTTACATTAGACGATGATATTGAAAGTGTAATTAAAAATTCACTTAAAAAAGATTTGGCTGTTAAGGATATTGAGGAATTTGAAAATTCTCTAAAAACACATGATAAAGTGTTATATTTAGTGGATAATACTGGTGAGATTGTATTTGATAAATTACTTCTAAGTAAAATTAAAGAATATGATTTGAATATTACAATTGCAGTCAAATCAGAACCTATTTTAAATGATGCAACAATGGTTGAAGCATTGGAGGTGGGACTCGATGAATTCGGAGAACTTGTTGATATAGGGGCTGGAACTGTTGGTTATGTGGATAGTGAAATTTCAGATGAATTTAGACAAATTTTTGATAGTCATGAATTCATAATTTCAAAAGGTATGGGAAATTATGAAGGATTGACTGAAATAGATCTATCTGATAAAGATATTTACTTCTTATTATGTGTAAAATGCAATACTATTGCAAGACACATTGGTGCAAATTTGCATGATATGCTTCTTTTTAAAAAACAATGAGGATATTATGATTATTGGTTTAATTGGATTTGGAAATGTTTCAAAAAATTTAGTAAAATTAATTAAATCAGATGATATTACATTTATAACTTCGATGGAAGATAGATCTCCTAAAACAATTGATGCTATTGAGAAATCTAAAATTAAAGTTCTGGATACATTTAAGGATGTGGCTGTTGCTTGTGATATTTTAATTTCTGCAAATTCTCCAAAAAGTGCACTTGAAGCTGCAGAAAATTATGGAAAGTTTACAAAAGGAATCTACTTAGATTTAAACAATATTTCTCCTGATACTACTTTTAAAATAAATCAGCATGTTGAAAATCTTGTTGATGGTGCAATAATTGGAAAAATAGATTCTCCTAATCCTTATTTATATATCTCTGGTGAAAAAGCAGAAGAATTATTATTTTTAAATGGATTTTTGCAAACCAAAAAAATTAGTGACAATGTTGGTGATGTAGCTATTTTAAAATTACTTAGAAGTAGTTATACAAAAACATTGTCTGCTATTTTAATTGAATCAACAGAACTTTCCAGAGAATATGATTTAGAAGAAGAGTTTTTTGATATTTTATCACTAACAGAAGGGGATAACTTTAGAGAGAAATCTATCTCAAGAATAAATAATACATTAAATAATTCAAAAAGAAAATCTGAAGAGATTGAAGAAATAATAAATTATTTTAATAAAAATAATTTAAGTATGGTTAGAGCAGCATTAAAAAAGCTTAACCAATAATTACTTTAACTTTAAATCCTTTTTCAGATTTTTTTATATGTCCATTAACCGGAATAAAATGAGAGTCCATAATGTATCTTAAATATGTAACTTCTTCTGCTGGAAGTCTTAAATTTGTTTTAATCTTTTTGCCTTCACTTTTAAACTGAACAGATATTTTACCATTTTTATCTACATATAAATCTGTTTTCAATCCTTCTTTGGTTATTTTTGTTTCAAATTTAGTTAAATTTAGGCCTGCTTCTAAACATAATGGAGAATTAACCTCAATCTTTTCATTTCTAAATTTTTCATTAGCTTCACGTGCATCTAATCTGCTAGTTGCAACATACCATGCTCTATCAATTACTCTCTGGACTTTTTGATTATCTGGAATAACTCCTTGTGATTCATAACCTTTCATTAAATCCATTACTTCTTTTTTTGTAACTCCCATTTCAATTGAACTGATTGCTAATCTTGTCATTACGGGACCGTAATTAGATCTTCTAAAAACTGCCCAAATAGATTCCGGATCTCTATAAACTCTTCTT from Methanobrevibacter gottschalkii DSM 11977 carries:
- a CDS encoding Rossmann-fold NAD(P)-binding domain-containing protein, with the protein product MIIGLIGFGNVSKNLVKLIKSDDITFITSMEDRSPKTIDAIEKSKIKVLDTFKDVAVACDILISANSPKSALEAAENYGKFTKGIYLDLNNISPDTTFKINQHVENLVDGAIIGKIDSPNPYLYISGEKAEELLFLNGFLQTKKISDNVGDVAILKLLRSSYTKTLSAILIESTELSREYDLEEEFFDILSLTEGDNFREKSISRINNTLNNSKRKSEEIEEIINYFNKNNLSMVRAALKKLNQ
- a CDS encoding damage-control phosphatase ARMT1 family protein, translated to MDISYECGPCFLRQAREALDLSTDDENLKMEVMGEIFKFLSVTFREGTNSNSTGSSMHNIIKQKTGCMDPYYKEKVEGNEIAIKYLPEVKKILTEDDSLENYVKIAIIGNILDFGAFTLDDDIESVIKNSLKKDLAVKDIEEFENSLKTHDKVLYLVDNTGEIVFDKLLLSKIKEYDLNITIAVKSEPILNDATMVEALEVGLDEFGELVDIGAGTVGYVDSEISDEFRQIFDSHEFIISKGMGNYEGLTEIDLSDKDIYFLLCVKCNTIARHIGANLHDMLLFKKQ